From one Lolium rigidum isolate FL_2022 chromosome 4, APGP_CSIRO_Lrig_0.1, whole genome shotgun sequence genomic stretch:
- the LOC124646914 gene encoding uncharacterized protein LOC124646914, with translation MGARAAAMATGLDAGEGRKNRQNRVDGRRCDLWFPASPSNRPLSHRSPATTSIGSGTLNGPDSRGDHLLRRPVPHRHLRPLLLPPLKLGIWNWYLSAEKSRSACASSRIPAGWQRSSRRSPASYSASPRPARPSLHHLPRSAASSWPKCCWKVRVYYEGGVMSLWDRLYGSGGLPPSTKATPLPDILIYAAASRLVRPLCSLSLEVPGLHGCTGTQRRPRPLVLRLGYFNGVLWVAGVVALRQHTPVRILSY, from the exons ATgggcgcgcgggcggcggcgatggcgaccggTTTGGATGCTGGCGAAGGGAGAAAGAATCGTCAAAATCGTGTAGATGGTCGCCGCTGCGATCTTTG GTTTCCGGCCTCGCCGTCCAATCGGCCACTCAGTCACCGCTCTCCGGCGACCACGAGCATCGGCAGCGGAACCCTCAACGGGCCAGACTCGCGTGGAGACCATCTACTGCGTCGCCCAGTGCCGCATCGACACCTCCGCCCCCTGCTCCTACCGCCCCTCAAGCTCGGCATCTGGAACTG GTACCTGTCGGCGGAGAAGAGCAGGTCGGCGTGCGCCTCTTCCCGGATCCCGGCCGGCTGGCAAAGGAGCAGCCGCCGCTCGCCCGCTTCTTACTCCGCGTCTCCTAGGCCGGCCCGCCCGTCGCTCCACCATCTCCCTAGGTCTGCAGCTTCTTCTTGGCCTAAGTGCTGCTGGAAGGTAAGAGTTTACTACGAGGGAGGTGTGATGTCTCTCTGGGACAGGCTGTACGGTTCCGGGGGATTGCCTCCATCTACAAAAGCCACGCCACTACCTGATATTCTGATCTACGCCGCTGCCAGCAGACTTGTCAGGCCTCTGTGTTCCCTTTCTCTTGAGGTTCCTGGACTGCACGGCTGCACCGGCACACAGCGTCGGCCCCGACCGCTGGTGCTGCGTCTGGGTTATTTCAACGGTGTCCTATGGGTTGCCGGTGTTGTTGCTCTTCGCCAACATACTCCAGTACGAATACTGTCATACTGA